In Mycolicibacterium mucogenicum DSM 44124, the following are encoded in one genomic region:
- a CDS encoding DUF3145 domain-containing protein: MRASNQLADATTGVVYIHASPAAVCPHVEWALSSTLSARANLKWTPQPAMPGQLRAITNWMGPVGTGAQLASALRSWSVLRFEVTEDPSAGVDGHRWCHTPTLGLWSGSMSANGDIMVGEQRLRTLMEGGADMLAAELDTVLGTAWDEALEPYRGGGAEVGEVSWLNRGVG; encoded by the coding sequence ATGCGTGCGTCGAACCAACTCGCCGACGCGACGACGGGCGTGGTGTATATCCATGCCTCTCCCGCGGCGGTATGCCCGCATGTGGAGTGGGCGCTTTCGTCGACTCTGTCGGCCCGGGCGAACCTCAAGTGGACGCCCCAACCCGCCATGCCCGGTCAGCTGCGTGCCATCACCAACTGGATGGGACCCGTCGGCACCGGAGCCCAGCTCGCCAGCGCACTGCGCTCGTGGTCGGTGCTGCGCTTCGAGGTGACCGAGGACCCGAGCGCCGGCGTCGACGGACACCGCTGGTGCCACACCCCGACCTTGGGCCTGTGGAGCGGATCGATGAGCGCCAACGGCGACATCATGGTCGGCGAGCAGCGTCTGCGCACGTTGATGGAGGGCGGCGCCGACATGCTCGCCGCCGAACTCGACACCGTGCTCGGCACCGCCTGGGACGAGGCGCTCGAGCCGTATCGAGGCGGCGGCGCCGAGGTCGGCGAAGTCAGCTGGCTCAACCGCGGCGTCGGCTAG
- a CDS encoding alpha/beta hydrolase gives MTSTETTFAGRRRMKLAAAALLLTALTASGCGASSSPGATPAATTAPSLAPGDTSRGADNFYVSERVDVQKVTFANQYGMKVTGDLFSPKGLNRNEKSAAIVVGHPMGAVKEQSANLYATKMAEQGFVAMSLDLSFWGESEGQPRNAVSPDVYAEDFSAAVDYLRTQSFVDRERIGAIGVCGSGSFVISAAKIDPRIKAVATISMYDMGAANRDGLRNGLSVAQRKQIIERAAQQRDVEFTGGQTEFTSGTPEELTTQSTPIEREFYDFYRTARGYSASTTTHPTLTSNVKFMNFYPFNDIETISPRPLLFITGDHAHSREFSEDAYRLAAEPKQLVVVPDAGHVDLYDRTDVMPFDTLTAFFRGHLK, from the coding sequence ATGACTTCCACCGAAACCACTTTCGCCGGACGCCGCCGAATGAAACTCGCGGCCGCAGCACTGCTGCTCACGGCGCTGACCGCCTCCGGGTGCGGCGCGTCGTCGAGCCCCGGGGCCACTCCGGCCGCCACCACGGCGCCGAGCCTGGCGCCGGGCGACACCTCCCGGGGCGCCGACAATTTCTACGTCAGCGAACGGGTCGATGTGCAGAAGGTGACGTTCGCGAACCAATACGGGATGAAGGTCACCGGCGACCTGTTCAGCCCGAAAGGCTTGAATCGCAACGAGAAATCGGCGGCCATCGTCGTCGGGCACCCCATGGGCGCCGTGAAAGAACAGAGCGCCAACCTGTACGCCACCAAGATGGCAGAACAGGGGTTCGTCGCGATGTCCCTGGATCTGTCGTTCTGGGGCGAGAGCGAAGGCCAGCCGCGCAACGCGGTGTCGCCTGACGTCTACGCCGAGGATTTCAGTGCGGCAGTGGATTACCTGCGCACGCAGTCGTTCGTCGACCGGGAACGCATCGGCGCCATCGGTGTCTGTGGCAGTGGCAGTTTCGTGATCAGCGCAGCCAAGATCGATCCCCGCATCAAGGCCGTCGCCACCATCAGCATGTACGACATGGGCGCCGCCAACCGTGACGGTCTGCGCAATGGGCTCAGCGTGGCGCAGCGCAAGCAGATCATCGAGCGTGCCGCGCAGCAGCGCGATGTCGAATTCACCGGTGGCCAAACGGAATTCACATCGGGAACGCCGGAAGAGCTGACCACGCAGTCGACGCCCATCGAGCGCGAGTTCTACGACTTCTATCGCACCGCAAGGGGTTACAGCGCGAGCACCACGACGCACCCGACGCTCACGAGCAACGTCAAGTTCATGAACTTCTACCCGTTCAACGACATCGAAACCATCTCGCCGCGGCCGCTGTTGTTCATCACGGGTGATCACGCCCATTCACGGGAATTCAGTGAGGATGCCTACCGGCTGGCCGCGGAGCCCAAGCAGCTGGTCGTCGTCCCCGACGCCGGACATGTCGATCTCTACGACCGCACCGACGTCATGCCGTTCGACACACTGACCGCGTTCTTCCGCGGCCACCTGAAGTAG